Proteins encoded within one genomic window of Siniperca chuatsi isolate FFG_IHB_CAS linkage group LG4, ASM2008510v1, whole genome shotgun sequence:
- the cpa5 gene encoding carboxypeptidase A5: MRGLLALTALFVAVLGKETFEGHQVLRIVAKDDVQLSLIKDLEDMIEFELDFWRGVTDVATPVDIRVPMHSLQSVKIYLETQDVEYSIMIEDLQVLLDEEQEEMESAARVAEPRNTDSFDFSRYHSISEIYSFQDMLVAENPNLVSKVVIGQSYEGRPLNVLKFSTGGTNRPAIWIDTGIHSREWVTQASGTWFAKKIVTDYGRDPAVTAILNKMDIFLEIVTNPDGYFYTHTSNRMWRKTRKPNSGSSCVGVDPNRNWDAGFGGPGASSNPCSETYRGPRAHSESEVKSIVDFVKSHGNFKAFISIHSYSQMLLYPYGYTTTPAKDQAELHNLAQRAITDLASLYGTRYRFGSIINTIYQASGGTIDWTYNQGIKYSYTFELRDTGRYGFILPANQIIPTAEETWLALMDIMDHTFKNPY, from the exons ATGAGGGGGCTGCTCGCACTCACCGCGCTGTTTGTGGCCGTTCTCGGCAAGGAGACGTTTGAGGG GCATCAGGTGCTTCGCATTGTTGCAAAGGATGATGTCCAGCTGTCTCTTATCAAGGACCTGGAGGACATGATTGAGTTTGAG ctgGACTTCTGGAGGGGGGTGACTGATGTGGCCACTCCTGTGGATATCAGAGTTCCCATGCACAGCCTGCAGTCCGTCAAAATTTACCTGGAGACTCAGGACGTTGAGTACTCCATCATGATTGAAGACCTGCAG GTGTTGCTGGacgaggagcaggaggagatgGAGTCGGCTGCTCGTGTCGCTGAGCCCAGAAACACTGACAGCTTTGACTTCTCTAGGTACCACAGCATCAGCGAG ATCTACAGTTTCCAGGACATGCTGGTGGCTGAGAATCCCAACCTGGTCAGCAAGGTAGTGATTGGTCAGAGCTACGAGGGCCGTCCCCTGAATGTGCTCAag TTCAGCACCGGTGGAACCAACCGTCCCGCCATCTGGATCGACACTGGAATCCATTCCAGAGAATGGGTCACTCAGGCCAGCGGCACCTGGTTCGCCAAAAAG ATCGTGACTGATTATGGACGTGACCCCGCTGTTACCGCCATCCTCAACAAGATGGATATCTTCCTGGAGATTGTGACCAACCCTGATGGCTACTTCTACACCCACACCAGC AACCGCATGTGGCGTAAGACCAGGAAGCCCAACTCTGGCTCCAGCTGTGTGGGAGTCGATCCCAATAGGAACTGGGATGCTGGTTTTGGAG GACCTGGTGCCAGCAGTAACCCCTGCTCAGAGACCTACCGTGGACCCAGAGCTCACTCTGAGTCTGAGGTCAAGTCCATTGTGGACTTTGTGAAGTCCCACGGTAACTTCAAGGCCTTCATCTCCATCCATTCCTACTCCCAGATGCTCCTGTACCCCTATGGTTACACCACGACTCCAGCCAAGGACCAGGCCGAGCTG CACAATCTGGCTCAGAGGGCTATCACTGACCTGGCCTCCCTGTACGGTACTCGCTACAGATTCGGCAGCATCATCAACACCATCT ACCAAGCTAGTGGTGGCACCATTGACTGGACCTACAACCAGGGCATCAAGTACTCCTATACCTTCGAGCTAAGGGACACCGGCCGTTATGGCTTCatcctgccagccaatcagatcatCCCCACCGCCGAGGAGACTTGGCTGGCTCTCATGGACATCATGGATCACACCTTTAAGAACCCctactaa